One stretch of Bacteroidota bacterium DNA includes these proteins:
- the meaB gene encoding methylmalonyl Co-A mutase-associated GTPase MeaB, with translation MIKSIDIQKILSGDRRSVARAISFVENENTGAEQFLSEIYKHTGKAYRIGITGPPGAGKSTLTNKLAKFYRSQNLKVGVIAVDPTSPFTGGALLGDRVRMSEVEMDEGVFIRSMASRGSLGGLSKKTREAADILDAAGFDIVLFETVGVGQSELDIAGAADTTVVVLVPESGDGIQAMKAGLMEIADFFVMNKSDRPGAEQAVMSIKMILGFRPHDEHSWMADVVKSTASEGIGIDKIASEITRHQEYLKKSGEFERRRSKQMKARIEEIISDKFTVTFWNAERKLQLDRELSKIITRNRTPYEVAEELLKK, from the coding sequence ATGATAAAATCCATCGATATACAAAAAATTTTATCAGGTGACAGACGAAGTGTAGCCCGTGCAATCTCATTTGTGGAAAATGAGAATACAGGTGCAGAACAATTTCTTTCGGAGATCTACAAACACACCGGTAAAGCTTATCGTATTGGTATCACCGGTCCGCCCGGAGCTGGAAAAAGCACCTTAACGAATAAGCTTGCAAAATTTTACCGCTCACAGAATTTAAAAGTTGGCGTCATTGCTGTCGATCCAACAAGTCCGTTTACAGGTGGTGCGCTTCTTGGCGACCGGGTGCGAATGAGTGAAGTGGAAATGGATGAAGGTGTATTCATTCGATCGATGGCATCGCGCGGATCGCTCGGAGGATTGAGCAAAAAGACCCGTGAAGCGGCGGACATTCTTGATGCAGCCGGTTTTGATATTGTTTTGTTTGAAACGGTCGGTGTCGGACAATCTGAACTTGATATAGCCGGTGCTGCGGATACGACAGTTGTTGTATTGGTGCCAGAATCGGGCGACGGTATTCAGGCGATGAAGGCTGGCTTGATGGAGATTGCCGATTTTTTTGTGATGAATAAATCCGATCGACCGGGAGCGGAACAGGCAGTAATGTCGATAAAGATGATTCTCGGTTTTCGTCCCCACGACGAACATTCCTGGATGGCCGATGTTGTGAAATCCACTGCAAGTGAAGGGATCGGCATTGATAAGATCGCATCCGAAATCACCCGCCATCAAGAATATCTAAAAAAATCCGGTGAGTTTGAACGCCGCCGAAGTAAACAGATGAAAGCCCGCATTGAAGAGATCATCAGCGATAAGTTTACCGTAACATTTTGGAATGCTGAACGGAAACTTCAGCTTGACCGTGAACTTTCCAAAATTATAACTCGTAACCGCACGCCGTACGAGGTGGCGGAAGAATTATTGAAAAAATAA
- a CDS encoding Xaa-Pro peptidase family protein: protein MQENELYHPRIVAVRKSLLHHKLDAFVSSFLPTMRYLSGYSGSNGLLVVTNRSTFFFTDFRYEEIIQTEVVADSKCIGSGSLLKIAAEKKIFAGLKAVGFEKDRITVSDYDILKRFVDAKTLTATSGIVEALRSVKDETEIEMLKKAFAISDKAFEKILGMIKPGIRELELSAEISYLHKKYGAENDSFDVIVASGVRGSLPHGTASDKKIQQREFITLDFGCVTGGYHSDMTRTICVGSPTTEMKKVYQVVFDAQQRASEAVENGAVAKKIDSVARKHIASKGYGKYFGHSLGHGVGLEIHELPRVAPKSNDKLVTGNVITIEPGIYLPKKFGIRIEDTLVVREKGYEVLSGSPKELITI, encoded by the coding sequence ATGCAGGAAAATGAGTTGTATCATCCCCGGATCGTTGCCGTAAGAAAATCCTTGCTTCATCATAAACTTGATGCATTCGTTTCGTCATTTCTCCCGACGATGCGTTACCTTTCTGGCTATTCAGGTTCAAACGGGCTATTGGTTGTAACAAATAGATCGACATTCTTCTTCACCGATTTTCGATATGAAGAAATTATTCAAACTGAAGTAGTTGCCGATTCAAAATGTATCGGATCTGGAAGCCTGCTAAAGATTGCAGCGGAAAAAAAAATCTTTGCAGGATTAAAAGCCGTCGGTTTTGAAAAGGATCGAATAACTGTTTCGGATTATGACATCTTGAAACGGTTCGTCGATGCGAAAACATTGACAGCCACATCCGGAATTGTTGAAGCTCTTCGATCTGTCAAAGATGAGACGGAAATTGAAATGCTAAAAAAGGCATTTGCGATTTCGGACAAAGCATTTGAAAAAATTCTGGGAATGATAAAACCCGGAATACGTGAGCTGGAGCTGTCAGCGGAAATTTCATACCTGCATAAGAAATATGGCGCAGAGAACGATTCATTTGATGTGATCGTTGCAAGCGGTGTGCGTGGTTCCCTTCCACATGGAACAGCTTCGGATAAGAAAATACAACAACGAGAGTTCATTACGCTTGACTTTGGCTGCGTTACCGGCGGATATCATTCCGATATGACGCGAACCATCTGTGTCGGTTCACCCACAACTGAGATGAAGAAAGTGTATCAAGTAGTGTTTGATGCCCAACAACGGGCAAGCGAAGCGGTTGAAAACGGAGCAGTTGCAAAAAAAATCGACAGTGTGGCGCGAAAACATATTGCGTCGAAAGGGTATGGAAAATATTTTGGTCATTCGTTGGGCCATGGTGTTGGATTAGAGATCCATGAATTGCCGAGAGTCGCTCCTAAAAGTAACGATAAACTTGTCACCGGAAATGTCATCACTATCGAACCAGGAATCTATCTTCCCAAAAAATTCGGGATTAGGATAGAGGATACACTTGTTGTGAGAGAAAAAGGATATGAAGTGCTGTCAGGTTCACCAAAAGAATTGATTACGATATAA
- a CDS encoding NAD-dependent epimerase/dehydratase family protein, translating to MNILVTGGAGFIGSNVSDAFIKEGHNVIIVDNFSSGKQENVNPKAKVYTMDIQDPAVENIFRDEKIEVMCHHAAQMDVRRSVADPKFDASVNVLGFLNLMEQGRKYGLKKVLFSSTGGAIYGEQDYFPADEKHPMQPLSPYGITKLVTEKYLFFYKEIYGIDHVILRYANIYGPRQNPHGEAGVVAIFTQKMLKGEQPIINGEGKQTRDYVFVGDVVQANLLGLKYSGSNIFNIGTGIETDVNQLFHHIKSLTVAKCEEKHIPAKAGEQMRSVISSKKIGEMLGWKPTVTLEEGLKKTVEFFKNKHQQVSVNTDLPKKI from the coding sequence ATGAATATACTCGTTACCGGCGGTGCCGGATTTATTGGTTCGAATGTTTCTGATGCATTCATCAAAGAAGGTCATAACGTTATTATTGTTGATAACTTCTCCAGCGGAAAACAGGAAAATGTCAATCCAAAAGCAAAAGTGTATACAATGGATATTCAGGATCCTGCGGTTGAAAATATTTTCCGGGATGAGAAGATCGAAGTGATGTGTCATCATGCCGCGCAGATGGATGTCCGCCGCTCGGTTGCCGATCCGAAATTTGATGCATCGGTGAACGTGTTGGGATTTTTGAATTTGATGGAACAGGGGAGGAAATACGGATTGAAAAAAGTTCTCTTCTCGTCAACCGGTGGAGCGATTTATGGCGAGCAGGATTATTTTCCTGCAGACGAGAAACATCCGATGCAACCACTTTCACCATACGGCATTACAAAACTCGTCACGGAAAAATATCTCTTCTTCTATAAAGAGATTTATGGCATCGATCATGTCATTCTTCGCTATGCAAACATTTATGGCCCTCGGCAAAACCCTCACGGTGAAGCAGGTGTTGTTGCGATTTTCACTCAAAAAATGTTAAAAGGGGAACAACCGATTATCAACGGCGAAGGGAAACAGACCCGCGACTATGTGTTCGTTGGTGATGTTGTTCAAGCAAATTTATTGGGATTGAAATACTCTGGCTCAAATATTTTTAATATCGGCACCGGGATTGAAACAGATGTAAACCAACTGTTTCATCATATCAAATCGTTGACCGTTGCGAAATGTGAGGAGAAACATATTCCGGCAAAAGCAGGAGAACAGATGCGGAGTGTGATTTCTTCTAAAAAGATCGGGGAGATGCTTGGGTGGAAGCCGACGGTAACTCTTGAAGAAGGGTTGAAGAAGACGGTGGAGTTTTTTAAGAATAAGCACCAGCAGGTCAGCGTTAACACCGACCTTCCCAAAAAAATATGA
- a CDS encoding glycosyltransferase family 4 protein, with protein MKKVLIIAYYFPPLGGSGVQRILKFVKYLPQFGWQPTVITVGNTAYYVKDESLLKEIEQLDIKIIRTQSTDPLSLVHKKKDVIKMPKERTRRFLNYISDTFFIPDNKIGWKRHALKAAGEVIAKEKFDVIFATAPPATDFLIGIELKKRFKIPVVIDYRDSWLSYPFKNFPTLLHRYIHYRKEKYVVHKSDMITVTHRRVKEEILTRHKFLRHEDVTILPHGFDPEDIAIENPGVLPHIEKMRITYSGMFYGNISPIYFLQALAKVFKENPQIRGRIEACFVGLFRPEHINLINQLGLQNSVNLLGYLEHKEAVKYLLASDVVWVMMQDDWTTPGKIFEYIGTRKKILGCVPKGYIRSIIEEAGGLCVEPTNVDVIAKAIVDLYHQYEHNELLGAKKEIAEKYNRVKLTGELVKIFTKFLEV; from the coding sequence ATGAAAAAAGTTCTCATCATTGCATATTATTTTCCACCTCTAGGCGGAAGCGGGGTTCAACGCATTCTGAAATTTGTGAAGTATCTTCCGCAATTCGGCTGGCAGCCGACAGTGATTACGGTGGGAAACACTGCGTATTACGTAAAAGATGAGTCGCTCCTTAAAGAGATAGAACAATTGGATATCAAGATCATACGGACTCAATCGACTGATCCGCTCTCTCTTGTTCATAAAAAAAAGGATGTCATTAAGATGCCGAAAGAACGGACACGCCGGTTCTTAAACTACATCAGCGACACCTTCTTTATTCCTGATAATAAAATCGGCTGGAAGAGGCATGCGTTGAAGGCTGCGGGAGAAGTGATTGCTAAAGAAAAGTTCGATGTGATTTTCGCAACGGCACCACCTGCGACTGATTTTCTTATTGGTATTGAGCTGAAGAAACGATTCAAGATTCCGGTTGTGATTGATTACAGAGATTCATGGCTGAGTTATCCTTTTAAGAATTTTCCTACACTTCTTCACCGGTATATCCATTATCGGAAAGAGAAATATGTAGTACATAAATCCGATATGATTACCGTGACTCACCGGCGCGTGAAAGAAGAGATTCTAACCCGCCACAAATTTCTTCGGCATGAAGATGTAACGATTCTTCCACACGGTTTCGATCCGGAAGATATCGCGATTGAAAACCCCGGTGTTTTACCCCATATTGAAAAAATGAGAATCACATATTCGGGAATGTTCTACGGAAACATTTCTCCTATCTATTTTCTTCAAGCTCTGGCAAAAGTGTTCAAAGAAAATCCGCAGATACGTGGAAGGATTGAAGCATGTTTCGTCGGTTTGTTCCGTCCTGAACATATCAATCTTATCAATCAGCTTGGATTACAAAACTCTGTTAATCTTCTCGGATATTTGGAGCACAAAGAAGCGGTAAAATATCTTCTCGCATCAGATGTAGTTTGGGTGATGATGCAGGATGATTGGACGACACCCGGAAAGATATTTGAATACATCGGCACACGGAAAAAGATTCTCGGCTGTGTTCCGAAAGGGTACATTCGTTCGATCATTGAAGAAGCAGGAGGGCTTTGCGTTGAACCGACTAATGTCGATGTCATTGCAAAGGCGATCGTTGATCTGTATCATCAATATGAACACAACGAGTTACTTGGAGCAAAAAAAGAAATTGCTGAGAAATACAATCGTGTAAAACTGACCGGTGAATTGGTGAAGATCTTTACAAAATTCCTTGAGGTCTAA
- the guaB gene encoding IMP dehydrogenase — MKSKKIIGEAITYDDVLLVPAKSSVLPRDVDVSTQLTKNIRLNIPLLSAAMDTVTESEMAIALAREGGIGIIHKNLSIERQAEEVDKVKRSESGMIMNPVTLTADKSVGDVLDLMTKFSVSGIPIVAEGKLVGILTNRDLRFQPNRSLKVADVMTSTNLITAPIGTTLEEAEVILQKHKIEKLPVVDKNGKLKGLITFKDIQKKKRFPHACKDKHGRLRVGAAVGVTGDTIERVDALVKAGVDVVIIDTAHGHSKGVIEMLKKVKSKFTIDVIAGNVGTAEATKDLIKAGADCIKIGIGPGSICTTRVVAGVGVPQVTAVMECASMAKKYRVPVIADGGIKQTGDIAKAIAAGADCVMIGGLFAGLQESPGEKVLYEGRTYKLYRGMGSIDAMKEGSKDRYFQDVEDDVQKLVPEGIEGRVPYKGELSATVYQMVGGLRAAMGYCGAENVAALQERAKFVKMSDAGLRESHPHDIHITKEAPNYHG; from the coding sequence ATGAAATCAAAGAAAATAATTGGCGAAGCAATCACGTATGACGATGTGCTGCTCGTCCCCGCAAAGTCATCTGTTTTACCGCGCGACGTAGATGTTTCCACTCAGCTTACGAAAAACATTCGATTGAATATTCCCCTCCTTTCCGCCGCGATGGACACTGTGACAGAATCCGAAATGGCGATTGCACTGGCACGCGAAGGGGGAATCGGAATCATTCACAAAAATCTTTCGATTGAACGTCAGGCGGAAGAAGTGGATAAAGTGAAACGATCGGAGAGCGGTATGATTATGAATCCGGTTACTTTGACTGCTGATAAATCGGTAGGTGATGTGTTGGATCTTATGACAAAATTCAGCGTTTCCGGTATACCCATTGTTGCGGAGGGTAAACTCGTCGGAATTCTTACCAACCGTGACTTGCGATTTCAACCGAACCGTTCGCTGAAGGTAGCGGATGTCATGACCTCCACGAACCTTATTACGGCACCGATCGGAACTACACTGGAAGAAGCAGAGGTGATTCTTCAAAAGCACAAGATCGAAAAACTCCCCGTTGTTGATAAGAATGGAAAATTGAAAGGACTTATCACCTTTAAAGATATTCAAAAAAAGAAACGTTTCCCGCATGCATGTAAGGACAAACACGGCAGGCTGCGTGTGGGGGCTGCGGTTGGGGTAACCGGAGATACGATTGAACGTGTTGATGCTTTAGTAAAGGCCGGGGTTGACGTGGTGATCATCGATACTGCTCACGGACATTCCAAGGGTGTTATCGAAATGTTAAAAAAAGTGAAATCAAAATTTACGATAGATGTTATTGCCGGAAATGTTGGTACAGCTGAAGCAACGAAAGATCTCATTAAAGCGGGAGCGGATTGCATAAAGATTGGTATCGGTCCCGGTTCAATCTGTACAACGCGGGTTGTAGCAGGTGTCGGTGTACCTCAAGTAACAGCAGTCATGGAATGTGCGTCTATGGCAAAAAAATATCGAGTACCGGTGATTGCGGATGGCGGTATTAAGCAGACCGGTGATATTGCGAAAGCAATTGCTGCCGGTGCGGACTGTGTAATGATCGGCGGTTTATTTGCCGGATTGCAGGAGAGTCCCGGTGAAAAAGTGTTGTATGAAGGGCGAACCTACAAATTATACCGTGGCATGGGTTCGATTGACGCAATGAAAGAAGGGAGCAAAGATCGTTATTTTCAAGATGTGGAAGATGACGTACAAAAACTTGTCCCTGAAGGAATTGAAGGACGTGTTCCGTACAAAGGTGAATTGAGTGCAACTGTGTATCAGATGGTCGGCGGTCTCCGAGCGGCAATGGGATATTGTGGTGCAGAAAATGTAGCTGCATTGCAGGAGCGGGCAAAGTTTGTGAAGATGAGTGATGCGGGATTACGCGAAAGCCATCCGCATGATATTCATATTACCAAAGAAGCACCGAACTATCACGGATAA
- the purD gene encoding phosphoribosylamine--glycine ligase, producing the protein MKVLVIGSGGREHAIVWRLKQSSKVTKIFCAPGNAGIAADAECVSIKADDLASLLQFASNNTIDLTIVGSEVPLVKGIVDHFEGKGLKIFGPSKAAAQVEGSKMFLKHFLKRHKIPTARYETFNQSEFEKAQKYIAENVSPFVIKTDGLAAGKGVAICQTRDEAVVVLKEYFQDQVFGEAGNNIVIEEFMPGEEASVFAMCDGERYVLLSSAQDHKQIGEGDTGKNTGGMGAYAPAPIVTKEILAKVEKEIIQPTLSGMKSEGYPYKGCLYVGLMITNEGPKVVEYNCRLGDPETQVLMPLIESDPFDLFFSCATGNLSSYNLMLKNASAVCIVMASQGYPDEYATGFEINGLAEAGLDAMIFHAGTKKEHAKMVTSGGRVLGVTTLGEGLKTTIDRTYAAVKKISFDGAYYRGDIGRKGLQK; encoded by the coding sequence ATGAAGGTATTAGTGATCGGATCAGGCGGACGTGAGCATGCCATCGTTTGGAGATTAAAGCAAAGCTCAAAAGTGACGAAAATATTTTGTGCTCCCGGGAATGCCGGTATTGCCGCAGATGCAGAGTGTGTATCGATCAAAGCGGATGATCTCGCCAGTTTGTTGCAATTTGCTTCCAACAATACCATCGATCTTACCATTGTCGGCAGTGAAGTTCCTTTGGTGAAAGGGATTGTTGATCACTTTGAAGGGAAGGGACTGAAAATTTTTGGTCCGTCGAAAGCGGCTGCGCAAGTTGAAGGAAGCAAAATGTTCCTGAAACATTTCTTAAAGAGACACAAGATCCCGACAGCGCGATATGAGACCTTCAACCAATCGGAATTTGAAAAAGCGCAAAAATATATTGCGGAAAATGTTTCTCCATTTGTGATCAAAACGGATGGTTTAGCAGCTGGGAAAGGTGTTGCTATTTGTCAGACGCGCGATGAAGCAGTTGTTGTCCTAAAAGAGTATTTTCAAGATCAAGTGTTTGGCGAAGCGGGAAACAATATTGTCATAGAAGAATTTATGCCAGGTGAAGAAGCTTCAGTTTTCGCTATGTGTGACGGCGAACGGTATGTTCTGCTCTCATCGGCACAGGATCATAAACAGATTGGTGAAGGAGATACCGGAAAGAATACCGGCGGGATGGGTGCATATGCACCGGCACCGATTGTGACAAAAGAAATTTTAGCGAAAGTTGAAAAAGAAATTATTCAGCCAACTTTATCAGGAATGAAATCGGAAGGATATCCCTACAAAGGATGTCTTTATGTCGGTCTGATGATCACGAACGAAGGACCGAAAGTAGTTGAATACAACTGCCGTCTTGGTGATCCGGAAACACAGGTATTAATGCCGCTGATAGAAAGTGATCCATTCGATCTGTTCTTTTCGTGTGCAACAGGAAATCTTTCTTCATACAATCTCATGTTGAAGAATGCTTCTGCCGTTTGTATTGTGATGGCATCACAAGGGTATCCCGATGAGTATGCGACAGGGTTTGAGATTAATGGTTTGGCCGAAGCCGGATTGGATGCGATGATATTTCATGCCGGGACGAAGAAGGAACATGCAAAGATGGTTACCTCTGGAGGACGCGTCTTGGGTGTGACGACGCTTGGTGAAGGACTTAAAACAACTATCGATCGTACATATGCGGCAGTGAAGAAAATCAGTTTTGATGGTGCATACTATCGCGGCGATATTGGACGAAAAGGATTACAGAAATAA